A single region of the Novosphingobium sp. SL115 genome encodes:
- a CDS encoding porin, whose amino-acid sequence MKRRFFEMTGKAFRAALAASVFISATSIAQAQAAPQDQDAKIADLQRQVDELKAIVRAMQTAQAPAAPVQMAAAPAASNAAQPVQLAAAATAPVQAEAPAKPAEKKKAWYEKLQLRGYTQLRMNEIVSGAKNAPSGVSRLRSVQDSGINENGNFSIRRARLVVQGDISNRVSLYMQGDLSAAVSNQTGGESRQNFFQMRDAYADVYLDKAKTLKLRFGQSKVPFGWENLQSSSNRIPLDRTDAINQPVPGERDLGVVAYYTPKKVQAIWDELSHEGQKLFGNYGALGFGVYNGQSINRVEKTDGLMTVAMATMPIRLDGLGGIFEGQVAEFGASGMLNKFKPEIRAGGVSAVAYKDNHVGVHAMIYPRPFGIQAEWTWGQGPQWDAATSSIQVKDTSGGYVMATFRVPESPIGQIIPFARYQHYRGGWKAATNAPRLETDEYELGVEWLPLKELEVTLGYANVSRSEADERRTGRAKGDLVRAQVQWNY is encoded by the coding sequence ATGAAGCGGAGATTCTTCGAAATGACGGGCAAGGCATTCCGGGCAGCACTGGCAGCCAGCGTGTTCATAAGCGCGACCAGCATTGCACAGGCGCAGGCCGCACCACAGGATCAGGATGCGAAGATCGCCGATCTTCAGCGCCAGGTCGATGAACTGAAGGCCATCGTGCGTGCCATGCAAACCGCGCAGGCCCCCGCTGCCCCTGTTCAGATGGCAGCAGCCCCTGCGGCATCGAACGCCGCCCAACCTGTGCAGCTTGCTGCGGCAGCAACCGCGCCCGTACAGGCAGAGGCACCCGCAAAACCCGCCGAAAAGAAGAAGGCCTGGTACGAAAAGCTGCAATTGCGCGGCTATACCCAGCTTCGCATGAACGAAATCGTTTCGGGTGCCAAGAATGCTCCGTCGGGTGTTTCGCGCCTGCGTTCGGTGCAGGATTCGGGCATCAACGAAAACGGCAACTTCTCCATCCGCCGCGCCCGACTGGTCGTGCAGGGCGATATCTCGAACCGCGTCTCGCTGTATATGCAGGGCGATCTGTCCGCCGCCGTCAGCAACCAGACCGGGGGGGAATCACGCCAGAACTTCTTCCAGATGCGCGACGCCTATGCCGACGTCTATCTCGACAAGGCCAAGACGCTGAAACTGCGGTTCGGCCAATCCAAAGTGCCATTCGGATGGGAAAACCTGCAATCGTCATCCAACCGCATTCCGTTGGACCGCACCGATGCCATCAACCAGCCGGTACCGGGCGAGCGTGATCTTGGCGTCGTCGCTTATTACACGCCCAAAAAGGTGCAGGCGATCTGGGACGAACTTTCGCATGAAGGCCAGAAACTGTTCGGCAACTACGGCGCGCTGGGCTTTGGCGTCTATAATGGCCAGTCGATCAACCGGGTTGAAAAGACCGATGGCCTGATGACCGTTGCCATGGCCACCATGCCCATCCGGCTCGATGGCCTTGGCGGCATCTTCGAAGGTCAGGTGGCCGAATTCGGCGCGTCGGGCATGCTCAACAAGTTCAAGCCCGAAATCCGCGCAGGCGGCGTTTCGGCTGTGGCCTACAAGGATAATCATGTCGGCGTACATGCGATGATCTATCCCCGCCCCTTCGGCATTCAGGCCGAATGGACATGGGGCCAAGGGCCGCAATGGGATGCCGCCACCAGTTCGATCCAGGTAAAGGACACCAGCGGCGGCTATGTCATGGCGACGTTCCGCGTGCCGGAATCCCCCATTGGACAGATCATCCCCTTCGCCCGCTACCAGCATTATCGCGGCGGGTGGAAAGCCGCCACCAACGCCCCGCGCCTGGAAACCGACGAATACGAACTGGGCGTCGAATGGCTGCCGCTCAAGGAACTCGAAGTCACGCTCGGCTATGCCAATGTCAGCCGCAGCGAGGCTGACGAACGGCGGACCGGCCGCGCCAAGGGCGACCTGGTCCGCGCGCAAGTGCAATGGAACTACTGA